CGCCCGCCTCATCGCCATCAACGCGGCGCTCGGCCGGGGCGACCTCGACGAGGCCGAGCACTGGGCCGCCGAGGGCGAGGACTGGGCGGCCGAGAGCGGGCTGGTGGGCCAGCGCGGCTGGGCGCTGCGCGGCCGGGCGATCGTCACCGCCGCCCAGGGCGACCTCGCCGCCGCCGCCGAGCGCGCCATCGCCTCGGGCGAGGCGTTCGCCTCGGTCGGCATCGTCCTGGAGGCCGAGCGCTCCCGCCTCCTCGCGGGCGGCTGCCTCGCCGCCGCGGGCCGGCGTGACGACGCGGTGAAGCTCCTCCTCGCCGCCGAGCAGGCGCTCTACGACGCCGGCGCCGAGCGCGATCGCGCCGTCGCCGTCCGCGAGCTGCGGCGCCTGGGGCGCCGCGTGGCGCCGCGCGCCGCCGCCGAGCCCGCCGCCGGGGCGGCGGGCGGCGCGGCCGACGGCCTCGCCCCGCTGAGCGCCCGGGAGCGCGAGGTCGCCTCGCTGGTGGCCGAGGGCCGCACGAACCGCGAGGTCGCCGAGACCCTCTTCCTCAGCCAGAAGACGGTGGAGACCCACCTGCGCAACATCTTCGCCAAGCTCGGCGTGACGAGCCGCACGGGGGTCGCGGCGGCCGTCGAGCGGGGGCGCCACGAGGCCGCGCTGGCCGGGTCGTCCTCGGCGGGCTGAGCGCCGCTCAGCGACGCAGCCGCACCGCCACCCCGTCGCGGTCCGTCACGCCGTCCCGGCTCGTCGCCGCCACCTCGATCCCCACGGCGACGTACGCGCCCTGCACCCGCAGCGCCCGCCGCAGCGCCCGCAGCGACGCCGGTCCCGCGCTCACCCGCGCCACCGACCCGCGGACCGCCACCCGCAGCGCCAGCGTCTGCGGCATGCGCCCCCCGGCGAGGACCGAGGCGCTCGCGGTCACGACGCGGGTGCAGTCCCGCGCGCACGTCATGCGGACCGACGCGAGGCGGGCCGCGCGGCCGGTGCCCCGCTCGGTCACCTTCAGGCGCAGGCCGACCGGACGCGGCGGTGGCGTGCTCACCGTCGCGCGACCCGCGTCGCGGCAGCCGGTGCGCGGTCCGAGTCCGGGGAAGCGCTGGACGCGGCTGCCGCCGGCCTCGGCGACGACGAGGCCGCCGTCGCAGTCGAAGGCCAGGCCGGCCGGACCGATGAGCTGGCCGGCGTCACGCCCGGCGCCGCCCAGCGTCTGGACGACGGCTCCGGTGCGGTCGAGGTGCAGGACGCGGTCGTTGCCGGCGTCGCTGACCCAGGCGCCGCCGGTGTCGTCGGCCAGCAGGCCGGTGGCGCGGGTCGCGTCACCGCCGGCCGGGATGCGCAGCGTCCAGGCGGGCAGCGCCCGGCCGTCGCGGGTCATCCGGCGCACGGAGCCCACGGCCCGGGCGCCGAGGCGCTCGGCCGGGGACTCGCCGAAGGCGATCGTCCCGTCACGCAGGAGGGCGAGCGCGCCGGCGCTGCGGCCCGACGGCAGGGCCGTCCCGAGCAGCGGCCCCGGCTGGCCGTCGCGGCCGATCCGGGCGACCTGGCCCCGGCCGGTCAGCACCCACGTCGTCCCGTCGCCCTCGACGACGACGTCGCTCACCTGGAGCCGCGCCACGCCGCGCTCGTCGGCGGGCAGGAGGTCGCGTGCGACGCCGGCGCCCAGCGCGCGCAGCTGACCGCCGTCGACGACGCGCAGCTCCCGGTCGCCGGCGAACGTGACCGCCCGCGGGGCGGTGACCGAGGCGGTCGACTGCCGGAAGCTGCGGCCCTGCGCCCACGCGCCGCGGAACCGCCCGTCGAGCAAGAACCACGAGATGCGCGCGTTGGCGTCGGCGACCGCGACCTCGCCGAACGCGTTCACCGCGACGTCGGCGGGCGTCGTCGTCCATCCCCCGTCGCGCCCGTCGCGGCCGAGCGCGCGCACCCAGCGGCCGGACGCCGTCGTCTCGGCGACCCGGCCGTTGGCGGCGTCGGCGACGAGCACGTTGCCCCCGCGTGCCACCGCGAGCGCCCGCGGGAACGTGAACCGCCCGGCGCCCCGCCCCTGCCGGCCGAAGGAGCCGACCTGGCGCAGGCGCCGGTCGAGCACGACGATCCGGTGGGCGTTGTTGTCGGCGACGTACGCGCGCCCGTCACGGCCCAGCGCGACGTCGTAGGGGAAGCGCAGCCGCACCCGGTCGCGCTGCGTCGCGCGCACGAAGCGCCCGGAGGTCGTGAGCTCGACGACCCGGTGGCTGCCGTCGTCGGCCACGAGCAGCCGCCGGCCCGCGACCGCCAGGCCCTGCGGCACGTTCAGCCGGCCCTTGCCCAGGACCTTCGCGCCGCGACCGTCGAGGCCGAAGCGCTGCACGCGGTGGTTGCCGGTGTCGGCGACGTAGACGTAGCGGCCGCTGACGGCGATGCCGCCGCTGGCGGTCGACCCCGCGAACGACCCCGAGCTCGTCGAGAGCTGCCCGCGTCCCTGCCCGCGCTCGCCGAAGCAGCGCTGCAGCCGGCCGTCGGCGGCGAAGACGGCGACGCGCGAGTGGTCGGTGTCGAGCACGAAGACGCGCCCGTCGCGCGCGACCGCGAGCCCGCCGACGGCGCCGAGGCGCCCGCACGGCCGGCCCGCCATGCCGAACGAGCCCGCCGGTCGCCCGTCGCGGAAGCGCTGGATGCGCCCGCTGGCGTGGTCGCCCACGAGCACCGTCCCGTCGGGCGCCACGGCGACCGCCTCGGGCAGGCGCAGGACGCCGTCGGCATCGCCGAAGGGCGACGGCGCCGGGGCGGCGTCCTGGGAGAGGGCGGTCGTGGCGATCGCCGCTGCCGCGCCGGCGGAGACCGCCGCACCCAGCAGCCAGCGACCCGTCGGGCGCGCAGGCATCACTGCCTAGACGGACCGCGCGCCCGAAGGTGTCGCGTCAGCCCTACGGCGTGGTGACCGAGATCGTCATCCAGCCGAACTCGTCGCCCTCGGCGTAGATCCCGTTGCCCAGGAGGCCGGAGCCGTTCTTGGTGAGCCTGCCCGGGACCTGCTCGTAGGTGCGCGTCCTGCCGTCGGGGCTCGTCGTCACCGCCCTGGCCTTGGCGACGTCGAGGCGGATGAGATCGGCGCGGCGGTCCCCCGGGTTCGTGTCCAGGCCGCCGGTGAAGCGGAACGTCGACAGCGGGTCCCCGCCGAGCTGGACCTCAGGGTCGTGGGCGCTGAGGTCGATGCCGTGGTCGCTGTAGAGGAAGCGCAGGCGGCCCTTGAACTGGAGCTTGCCCTGGCCCGTCGCCGGGTCGAACCAGCCGCCCGCCGGCGCGTACGCGAAGTCGTAGTGCAGCGACGCGTCGCTGCCGGGGCGCACCGTCGGCGGCAGGGCGCTCGCGCCGTCGGCGACGCTCGTCCCCTCGCCGGTGTTGATGTAGCGGATGAACGACTCGCGCACGTGCCACTGGACCGACGAGGCGGCGACGTCGACCGCGCCCGCCGGACGGTCGAGCTGCGGAACCGGCGCGGTCGGGGCGACCGACGTCGGGGTGCCGCCGCCGCTGCTGCCCGGCGCCGAGGGCGAGGTGCCGGCACCGCCGGTCGGCGCCCCCGAGCCCTTGGGCAGCGTCGCGGTGAGGGAGACGGTGCCGAAGCGCCCGCGCGGAGTGCGGCGCAGGCGCAGCGCCTTGCGCAGCTGCTGGCCCGCGGCCTTCGTCAGCGTCAGCCGGGCGCCGCGGACCGTGACCGTCCCCTTGGCCGCGTCGGTCGAGCGCCTGCCGCCGGTGATGGTGAAGATCGTCCGGCGCCGGTCGCGCAGGATCGCCGTGACCGTCGAACGCGCACCGATGGTCGTGCGCAGCCGCGTGAGCGTCACGCTGCGCCTGCCGGCCTTCAGGCGCAGCTTGCCCTCGTGCTGGATCGTGGCCGAGGACGACAGCGACCCGCGCAACACGGGCAGCGCCACGCTCTCGGGCGCCCCGAGCCCCTTCGCGCCCGCGCCGGAGATCGACAGCGTCGCGCTGCCTGACGGCTCCTGCGCGGCGGCGGGGACGGCGCCGGCCACGGCGAGCGCGGCGGCGAGGGCGAGGGTGCGGCGGGTCATGCGGGCTCCTTCGTGGAGAGGGGACGGCGGTCGCCGCCCAGCCAGGCGACGTGCAGGGCGGTGCGCCCCGCGGGGTCGGCCTCGAGCGCCGCGTCGACGTGCCAGACGTGCGACAGGCGCTCGGGGTCCAGGACGTCGTGCGGGTCGCCGGTCGCCACCGTGCGGCCCTCCGAGACGACGACGACGCGGTCGGCGACCGCGGCGGCCAGGGCGAGGTCGTGGACGACGAGCAGGACGGCGAGGCCGTCGTCGGCCAGGCCGCGCAGGAGCTGCGCCACCGCGGCGGTGGCGCCCAGGTCCAGCGACGAGGTCGGCTCGTCGGCCAGCAGCGCGGGCGACTCCTGGGCGAGCGCGACGCTGATCTGCACCCGCTGGAGCTCGCCGCCGGAGAGCGTCGTCAGCCGGCGGTCGGCGAAGGCGGTGACGCCGGTGCGGGCGAGCGCGCGGTCGACCGCGTCGTGGTCGGCGCGGGTGGGACGGCGCAGGGGGGAGAGGTGCGGCGCGCGGCCGAGGTCGACCGCCTGGCGGACCGTGATGCCCTCGGGCACGCGCGGGCGCTGCGGGACGAACGCGCGCAGGCGCGCGAGCTTGCGGCCACGCAGGCGCGCGACGTCCTCGCCACCCCAGCGGACCGTCCCCGCCGCGACCCTCTGCAGGCCCGCCGCGGCACGGACGAGCGTCGACTTGCCGGCGCCGTTGGGGCCGACGACCGCGACGAGCTCGCCGGCGCGCAGGTCGAGGTCCGCCTGGTGGACGATCGTCGTCCCGCCGAGCTCGACGCGCACGCCGCGGGCCTCGAGCAGCGACCCGCTCACGTCGCCTTGCGCAGCAGCCAGAGGAACAGCGGCACGCCGAGGATCACCATGAGCGGGCCGACGGGCAGCTCCACGGGGGCGACGACGGTGCGCGCGAGCGTGTCGCCGACGAGGAGCAGCGCCGCGCCGCAGACCGCGGAGGCGCCGACGACGTAGCCGTGGCTCGCGGTGCCGCCGGCGAGGCGGACGAGGTGCGGGACGAGCAGCCCCAGGAAGCCGAGCAGGCCGGCGAGCGCCGCGGCGCTCGACGCGAGCAGTGCGGCGGCCGCCCCGGCGCCGAGGCGGATCATGCGCGGCCGCGCGCCGAGGGACTCCGCGACGTCGTCGCCCAGCGCGAGCCGGTCGAGCGGCCGCACCAGCAGCGCCGCCAGCACGAAGCCGACGAGGAAGTACGGCCAGGCGACGTCCATCCCCGCCCAGCCCTCGGTCGTCAGGCCGCCGGCGAGGAAGAAGATGGCCGACGAG
The DNA window shown above is from Conexibacter sp. SYSU D00693 and carries:
- a CDS encoding ABC transporter ATP-binding protein, with product MSGSLLEARGVRVELGGTTIVHQADLDLRAGELVAVVGPNGAGKSTLVRAAAGLQRVAAGTVRWGGEDVARLRGRKLARLRAFVPQRPRVPEGITVRQAVDLGRAPHLSPLRRPTRADHDAVDRALARTGVTAFADRRLTTLSGGELQRVQISVALAQESPALLADEPTSSLDLGATAAVAQLLRGLADDGLAVLLVVHDLALAAAVADRVVVVSEGRTVATGDPHDVLDPERLSHVWHVDAALEADPAGRTALHVAWLGGDRRPLSTKEPA
- a CDS encoding HtaA domain-containing protein, translated to MTRRTLALAAALAVAGAVPAAAQEPSGSATLSISGAGAKGLGAPESVALPVLRGSLSSSATIQHEGKLRLKAGRRSVTLTRLRTTIGARSTVTAILRDRRRTIFTITGGRRSTDAAKGTVTVRGARLTLTKAAGQQLRKALRLRRTPRGRFGTVSLTATLPKGSGAPTGGAGTSPSAPGSSGGGTPTSVAPTAPVPQLDRPAGAVDVAASSVQWHVRESFIRYINTGEGTSVADGASALPPTVRPGSDASLHYDFAYAPAGGWFDPATGQGKLQFKGRLRFLYSDHGIDLSAHDPEVQLGGDPLSTFRFTGGLDTNPGDRRADLIRLDVAKARAVTTSPDGRTRTYEQVPGRLTKNGSGLLGNGIYAEGDEFGWMTISVTTP
- a CDS encoding NHL repeat-containing protein, with the protein product MPARPTGRWLLGAAVSAGAAAAIATTALSQDAAPAPSPFGDADGVLRLPEAVAVAPDGTVLVGDHASGRIQRFRDGRPAGSFGMAGRPCGRLGAVGGLAVARDGRVFVLDTDHSRVAVFAADGRLQRCFGERGQGRGQLSTSSGSFAGSTASGGIAVSGRYVYVADTGNHRVQRFGLDGRGAKVLGKGRLNVPQGLAVAGRRLLVADDGSHRVVELTTSGRFVRATQRDRVRLRFPYDVALGRDGRAYVADNNAHRIVVLDRRLRQVGSFGRQGRGAGRFTFPRALAVARGGNVLVADAANGRVAETTASGRWVRALGRDGRDGGWTTTPADVAVNAFGEVAVADANARISWFLLDGRFRGAWAQGRSFRQSTASVTAPRAVTFAGDRELRVVDGGQLRALGAGVARDLLPADERGVARLQVSDVVVEGDGTTWVLTGRGQVARIGRDGQPGPLLGTALPSGRSAGALALLRDGTIAFGESPAERLGARAVGSVRRMTRDGRALPAWTLRIPAGGDATRATGLLADDTGGAWVSDAGNDRVLHLDRTGAVVQTLGGAGRDAGQLIGPAGLAFDCDGGLVVAEAGGSRVQRFPGLGPRTGCRDAGRATVSTPPPRPVGLRLKVTERGTGRAARLASVRMTCARDCTRVVTASASVLAGGRMPQTLALRVAVRGSVARVSAGPASLRALRRALRVQGAYVAVGIEVAATSRDGVTDRDGVAVRLRR